From the genome of Verrucomicrobiales bacterium:
AGCGGTCCAATCAAGCAATGCCTGGCCACATATTGTTTTTGCATTTTCTGTGATATTTACCTGGGTTGTTTGTCGTGATCGGAAGTTAGCAAAAAAGTCAGTTGAACCAACAGTTTGAGCGCAGCCATCTCGGATCTCTCACCCGTGATACTCAGCACGCCATGAACCTCTCATTTTATCCCCATGATAAACGCCCGCGAAGGCGACCGTTTTGCCGCACTCAGCCCGTCTGTAAATCAAAATGGCGAATCTTTGGATATGAGCAAAAGCATGATGGAACAAATTTCGGAAGGGCGTACGGATCTGGTTTTTGATTACGTGGGCAGTGGATACGCTGCGTCCTCCTGCGATCCGGACGGGATTTCGCTCCTTTAACGGTGTTCGTATCACGGCGACGTGAGCGCCAACGTCCTTGCTCGCCAATGGCGAGTCGTTGTCTGCTTTGGGTTAACTTTACGCCCTGAGCAAGGCTGCCTTTCATGGACACCCTGACCTTTGCCAGTTTTTGATCGAGCAAGGTGCGGACGTCAATCAGGCCCAGGACCGGTGAAACGCCTCTGCATTCCGCACTCTGCACCACTGATCGATCCCGTAGTGTCCAGAAATTTGAGCGAGGCCACTCTCATGCGACATCTCGGTAATCATAGCGAAGTAATCCGCCGAGTCGCCGACGTGAACGAATAGTGCCGCTCTTTGGAAACTCCGCGAACTCAGGCCGGATGATTTTGTTCTCGATCCCCTGGTGGTTTCGTTCCTGATGACAATTTTCAACGAGCTGACAAACAGCTTCTCGCAAGGACGATTCGCCAAACAAGATCGTATTGTCCAAGCAAGATTCTTTGACCGTCCGAAGGAAACGTTCGGCAACAGAATTCAAATTGGTCGTCCGCGCTGGGAACTTAAGAGAATTCACTCCAGCGGTCTTCAAGGTCTCCCGGAATTGCTCAGTGAATGGGGAGGACCGGTCCTGAATCACATACCGATAACCACGAGGAAATCCGTCTGCGGCGTCCGTATGATTGCGCGCTATCTGGTTCATCCAATGACCGTCCGGTTCAGGGACGATCCCAGCAATTCGAACTTCTCAGGTCGCCAAATGTGTCACGAACCGGACGTGGTAACGGACTAGCCCCGCAGAAGTCCACACCTCGGCGGTGAAGAAGTCGGTGACGGCTGTGACATCCCAATGACTTCTCAAGATCTCCTTCCAGGTCATCCCCTTCCGGCCTCCTGGCGTTGGATCAATGCCAGCTTCCCGGAGAATTTTGGCGTTCGTCCCACGTCCCACCTCGTATCTCAAGTTGGCCAGAGCTCCTTGGATTCGCGTGTAGCCCCACGACCGATTCTCGCGTGCCACTTTTATGACCAGTTGCTTCAGATCGCCGGCGGTTGGAGGCCGACCTGCTCCGCGGTTCTTGATCCCGTCGTACTTCTTGGCGATTAACCGACGAT
Proteins encoded in this window:
- a CDS encoding ankyrin repeat domain-containing protein, which gives rise to MSKAAFHGHPDLCQFLIEQGADVNQAQDR